The Pseudomonadota bacterium genome has a window encoding:
- a CDS encoding CDP-alcohol phosphatidyltransferase family protein yields MGDNNSRRPLKSRTTGWASGLTRALLATGITPNQISVLGVGFAAIGSWLMLVAANGQPLLFLLAALCIQLRLLCNMLDGLVAVEGGRGTATGPLFNELPDRVEDSLFLIAFGYALGWPWLGWLAALLAVTTAYVRAMGSALGHGDDFCGPMAKPHRMALLTLACFALAIEGQYQGSAVIGLWLFVALAVGTTATILRRTWRLRQKLVDAAG; encoded by the coding sequence ATGGGCGATAATAATAGCCGCAGACCGTTAAAGTCGCGCACCACCGGTTGGGCCAGCGGACTCACCCGCGCATTGCTCGCCACCGGGATTACCCCCAATCAGATATCGGTGCTTGGGGTCGGTTTTGCGGCCATCGGGTCATGGCTGATGCTGGTCGCTGCCAATGGCCAGCCGCTGCTGTTCCTGCTCGCGGCGCTGTGCATCCAGCTGCGGCTGTTGTGCAACATGCTCGACGGGCTTGTCGCGGTTGAAGGCGGGCGCGGCACCGCGACCGGGCCATTGTTCAACGAACTGCCCGACCGGGTCGAGGACAGCCTGTTCCTGATTGCTTTCGGTTATGCGCTCGGATGGCCCTGGCTGGGCTGGCTGGCGGCGCTGCTCGCGGTAACCACCGCCTATGTTCGCGCCATGGGCAGCGCGCTTGGCCATGGTGATGATTTTTGCGGACCGATGGCCAAGCCGCACCGTATGGCCTTGCTTACCCTGGCCTGTTTCGCATTGGCGATTGAGGGCCAGTATCAGGGCAGTGCGGTCATCGGCCTGTGGCTTTTTGTCGCGCTGGCGGTTGGCACGACAGCTACCATTTTGCGACGCACATGGCGGTTGCGGCAGAAGCTGGTGGATGCGGCCGGATGA